From Aurantimicrobium sp. INA4, one genomic window encodes:
- the purB gene encoding adenylosuccinate lyase → MTLPPQVLSPLDGRYHAVVSPLGEYLSEAGLNRARVTVEVEWLIYLTNHSMFGTSPLSEANIAALRALVTNFGQAEIDELARLEATTRHDVKAVEYLVRAKLSELGLDHIAELTHFACTSEDINNLSYALIVRDATKNIWLPALSSVIARLRELSVDYRDEAMLAKTHGQPATPTTMGKELAVFVYRLERIQKQIEHSEYLGKFSGATGTFSAHLAADPAANWPQISEEFVTGLGLTWNPLTTQIESHDWQAELYTKISHANRVVHNLATDIWTYISMGYFRQIPQAGATGSSTMPHKINPIRFENAEANLELSCAILDSLSATLVTSRLQRDLTDSTTQRNVGVGFGHSLLALDNIRRGLSEIDLDSDALAYDLDTNWEILGEAIQTVIRAEVAAGRSTISDPYALLKELTRGKRIGRDDLIAFVSELEIGDEAKARLLELTPAGYVGLASQLVDRLN, encoded by the coding sequence ATGACGCTTCCTCCTCAGGTTCTTAGCCCGCTCGATGGTCGATACCACGCAGTTGTTTCCCCATTGGGTGAATACCTCTCTGAGGCAGGGCTCAACCGTGCACGTGTGACGGTGGAAGTGGAATGGTTGATTTACCTCACCAACCACAGCATGTTTGGCACGAGCCCCTTGAGCGAAGCAAACATCGCCGCTCTGCGTGCACTCGTGACTAACTTTGGACAGGCAGAGATTGATGAGCTTGCTCGCCTCGAAGCCACAACCCGTCACGATGTTAAAGCTGTTGAATATTTGGTTCGTGCGAAGCTCTCCGAGCTTGGCTTAGATCACATTGCTGAACTGACCCACTTTGCCTGCACGAGTGAAGACATCAACAACCTCTCTTACGCCCTCATCGTGCGGGACGCCACCAAGAACATTTGGCTGCCAGCGCTGAGCTCCGTCATCGCGCGCTTGCGGGAACTCTCCGTAGACTACCGCGACGAAGCGATGTTGGCGAAGACCCACGGTCAGCCTGCAACCCCCACCACCATGGGTAAAGAACTTGCGGTGTTTGTGTACCGTCTTGAGCGTATTCAGAAGCAGATTGAGCACTCTGAATACTTGGGTAAGTTCTCTGGCGCAACCGGAACTTTCTCCGCTCACCTTGCAGCAGACCCTGCAGCAAACTGGCCACAGATCTCTGAAGAGTTCGTCACTGGATTGGGTCTGACCTGGAACCCGCTGACTACTCAGATTGAATCTCACGACTGGCAAGCTGAGCTGTACACCAAGATTTCTCACGCGAACCGCGTTGTACACAACCTGGCCACAGACATCTGGACCTACATCTCGATGGGCTACTTCCGCCAGATTCCTCAGGCAGGCGCTACTGGTTCCTCAACCATGCCTCACAAGATCAACCCGATTCGTTTCGAGAACGCTGAGGCAAACCTCGAGCTCTCCTGCGCAATCTTGGATTCCCTCTCTGCCACCTTGGTGACCAGCCGTCTGCAGCGTGACCTCACCGACTCCACCACCCAGCGCAACGTGGGTGTGGGTTTTGGTCACTCCCTGTTGGCTCTGGATAACATCCGTCGTGGACTGAGCGAAATCGACCTCGATTCAGATGCCCTTGCTTACGATTTGGACACCAACTGGGAAATCCTGGGCGAAGCTATCCAGACAGTGATTCGTGCAGAAGTTGCCGCAGGACGCTCGACCATCTCTGACCCTTACGCTTTGCTCAAGGAACTCACTCGCGGCAAGCGCATTGGTCGTGACGACCTGATTGCTTTTGTTTCCGAACTCGAGATTGGTGACGAAGCGAAGGCTCGTCTGTTGGAACTCACTCCTGCCGGATACGTTGGCTTGGCTTCACAGCTGGTAGATCGCCTGAACTAA
- a CDS encoding alpha/beta fold hydrolase: MMRTFTSTAVDTVILDDLSARLHARAVELEHALSRALHSSFTSASLRHCFLRTAQCAHRVKDLAAKAGEGSRQYAQRELYLRGVTEEISSTLLWNLGRVMPALVAAYGPAIIGGVAIVLGLAAARRIAPGSAYDAFLTQFEKRLPDSGQVFSSPLLVTATAHLVSGTDDFVAGVVGLPKPSRDGVFSGEDAIATGVIAGLGLVGARTLQETPVRVREVSQFTAPAPQGYQDVISRIPRAEDGAEQIRIERYDSGYVVYLGGTIDAGVEPGAEPWDMTSNMHSIAELDSGSYRAAVMAMKEAGISASDNVILVGHSQGGLIAAQLAASGEYRVSDVVTVGAPLHHIEIPEDVHVLSVEHSEDVIPSLSGVAAPVAVATHLTVKRSLYSGTSAPRDQVLPAHNLSRYIETGAVMDRSTDNKLVTQQHRLSQHMRGTATVTTFRGDRVQ; the protein is encoded by the coding sequence ATGATGCGAACTTTCACCAGCACTGCAGTAGACACCGTCATCCTCGATGATCTCTCCGCCAGATTGCATGCCCGGGCAGTAGAACTCGAGCATGCCCTTTCCCGGGCACTTCACTCCTCCTTCACATCAGCATCATTGCGACACTGTTTTCTTCGAACTGCTCAGTGCGCTCACCGAGTAAAAGATCTCGCAGCGAAAGCTGGTGAGGGGTCCCGGCAGTATGCCCAACGGGAGTTATATCTTCGCGGCGTCACGGAAGAAATCAGTTCCACGCTGTTGTGGAACCTTGGCCGAGTAATGCCGGCTCTGGTGGCTGCCTATGGCCCCGCCATTATTGGTGGCGTGGCCATCGTGCTGGGATTGGCTGCAGCACGACGCATTGCACCTGGAAGTGCCTATGACGCATTTCTGACGCAGTTTGAGAAAAGATTGCCAGATTCAGGACAGGTTTTCAGTAGCCCTCTTCTCGTCACGGCAACGGCACATCTCGTCTCGGGTACCGATGATTTCGTGGCAGGGGTTGTAGGGCTGCCCAAACCATCACGGGATGGGGTTTTCTCCGGAGAAGATGCGATTGCTACCGGAGTGATTGCGGGTTTAGGTCTAGTTGGTGCACGCACCTTGCAAGAGACTCCCGTTCGAGTTCGTGAAGTGTCACAATTCACAGCACCAGCCCCGCAGGGATATCAGGACGTGATTTCACGAATACCTCGTGCCGAGGACGGCGCCGAACAAATCCGCATCGAACGATATGACAGCGGCTATGTGGTGTATCTCGGTGGAACCATCGATGCTGGTGTTGAACCCGGTGCTGAACCGTGGGACATGACCAGCAATATGCATTCAATTGCGGAGCTGGATTCGGGAAGTTATCGTGCAGCTGTGATGGCCATGAAGGAAGCTGGCATCTCAGCCAGCGACAATGTCATTCTTGTCGGCCACTCTCAGGGCGGATTGATTGCAGCACAGCTGGCAGCCTCAGGGGAGTATCGAGTCAGTGATGTGGTGACGGTGGGAGCACCACTGCACCATATTGAGATTCCGGAAGACGTTCATGTTTTGTCAGTCGAACATAGTGAAGACGTCATTCCATCCCTCAGTGGCGTTGCTGCACCGGTGGCAGTGGCCACACATCTCACTGTGAAGCGTTCGCTCTATTCAGGTACGAGTGCACCCAGGGATCAAGTGCTACCTGCACATAACCTTTCCCGCTACATCGAGACAGGTGCGGTCATGGACCGAAGCACCGACAACAAACTAGTTACACAACAGCACCGGCTATCCCAGCACATGCGTGGAACAGCAACGGTCACCACATTTCGTGGTGACCGTGTGCAATGA